The following are encoded in a window of Arachis duranensis cultivar V14167 unplaced genomic scaffold, aradu.V14167.gnm2.J7QH unplaced_Scaffold_165934, whole genome shotgun sequence genomic DNA:
- the LOC127743981 gene encoding mitochondrial carnitine/acylcarnitine carrier-like protein: MGDVAKDLTAGTVGGAAQLICGHPFDTIKVKLQSQPTPVPGQSPKYSGAIDAVKKTLAAEGPRGLYKGMGAPLATVAAFNAVLFTVRGQMEALVRTQPGAPLSVSQQFVCGAGAGVAVSFLACPTELVKCRLQAQSALAGTGTAAVAAVKYGGPMDVARQVLRSEGGMRGLFKGLIPTMGREIPGNAIMFGVYEAIKQMLAGGPDTSGLGRGSLILAGGVAGASFWFMVYPTDVVKSVIQVDDYKNPKFSGSFDAFRKIQASEGLKGLYKGFGPAMARSVPANAACFLAYEMTRSALG, encoded by the exons ATGGGAGACGTGGCGAAGGACCTCACGGCAGGGACGGTGGGAGGGGCGGCGCAGCTAATATGCGGCCACCCCTTCGACACCATAAAGGTGAAGCTGCAGAGCCAGCCTACACCAGTACCCGGTCAGTCTCCAAAGTATTCAGGTGCAATTGATGCTGTGAAGAAGACACTAGCAGCTGAAGGTCCAAGAGGCTTGTACAAAGGGATGGGGGCCCCACTTGCAACCGTTGCAGCCTTCAATGCGGTGCTGTTTACGGTTAGAGGACAGATGGAAGCATTGGTCAGGACCCAACCTGGTGCTCCCCTCTCAGTTAGCCAGCAGTTTGTTTGCGGCGCCGGCGCCGGCGTTGCTGTTTCCTTCCTTGCTTGCCCCACTGAACTTGTCAAATGCAG GCTGCAAGCACAAAGCGCACTTGCTGGGACCGGAACAGCGGCGGTGGCTGCCGTGAAGTACGGAGGACCAATGGACGTGGCGAGGCAAGTTCTAAGATCAGAAGGCGGCATGAGAGGCCTTTTCAAAGGCTTGATTCCGACCATGGGCCGCGAGATACCGGGAAACGCCATAATGTTTGGTGTCTACGAAGCAATCAAGCAAATGCTTGCAGGGGGCCCTGACACTTCCGGACTAGGCAGAGGATCTCTGATTCTAGCCGGCGGCGTGGCTGGAGCCTCCTTTTGGTTCATGGTGTATCCAACCGACGTTGTTAAGAGTGTGATCCAAGTTGATGATTACAAGAACCCAAAGTTTTCTGGCTCCTTTGATGCTTTTAGAAAGATTCAAGCTTCGGAGGGTTTAAAAGGCCTTTATAAGGGTTTCGGGCCGGCCATGGCGCGAAGCGTTCCGGCCAACGCCGCCTGCTTCTTGGCATATGAGATGACAAGATCAGCTCTTGGATGA
- the LOC107478529 gene encoding probable serine/threonine-protein kinase PBL23, whose protein sequence is MSCFAWCNTSDPRIKRSLRRSIGDYHGGKTLAAFANMSFKTDSGKRKFIEEIARLGKGNITSKAFSFRELCAATQNFHPSNVIGEGGFGRVYKGYLKSTDQVVAVKQLDRNGFQGNREFFVEVLVLSLLKHPNLVNLVGYCAEGEQRILVYEYMVNGSLEDHLLDIDPDRTPLDWQTRIKIAEGAAKGLEYLHEIANPPVIYRDFKASNILLDENFNPKLSDFGLAKVGILGDEMAQVSTRVMGTYGYCAPEYASTGQLTIKSDVYSFGVVFLEMITGRRVIDNSRKTEEANLVLWAQPLLRDRRKFVQIADPLLENKYPIKGLYQALAIAAMCLQEEAETRPWISDVVTALSFLATKKVDGDASLNDNCTQGGDFNGDNNSNDDENSDDGNNNKNKIYDGYGDNDKDKDINNNIDNDNNDDNDDVKENKG, encoded by the exons ATGAGTTGCTTTGCATGGTGTAATACATCAGACCCAAGGATTAAGAGGTCATTGAGGAGGAGCATTGGGGATTACCATGGAGGAAAAACTCTTGCAGCATTTGCCAACATGTCTTTTAAAACtg ATAGTGGCAAGAGAAAATTTATAGAGGAGATAGCAAGACTTGGAAAAGGGAATATTACCTCAAAAGCTTTTTCATTTAGAGAACTATGTGCTGCAACTCAAAACTTTCACCCTTCcaatgtgattggtgaaggagGCTTTGGTAGGGTTTACAAAGGATACCTTAAAAGCACAGATCAA GTTGTTGCTGTGAAGCAACTTGACAGGAATGGATTTCAAGGGAATAGGGAATTTTTTGTTGAGGTTTTGGTTTTGAGTCTTTTGAAACACCCTAACCTTGTCAACTTGGTAGGGTATTGTGCTGAAGGTGAACAAAGGATTTTGGTGTATGAATACATGGTTAATGGTTCTTTAGAGGATCATTTACTTG ACATCGATCCAGATAGAACACCATTAGATTGGCAAACTAGAATAAAAATTGCAGAAGGTGCAGCGAAAGGACTCGAATACTTGCACGAAATAGCAAATCCTCCGGTAATATACCGTGATTTTAAAGCATCAAATATTCTTTTAGACGAAAATTTCAATCCAAAGCTATCTGATTTTGGACTCGCAAAAGTTGGTATACTTGGTGATGAAATGGCACAAGTATCCACAAGGGTCATGGGAACCTATGGCTATTGCGCACCCGAATATGCATCCACAGGACAATTGACTATAAAATCAGATGTTTATAGTTTTGGAGTTGTGTTCTTGGAAATGATCACAGGAAGAAGAGTGATTGATAATTCGCGAAAAACAGAGGAAGCAAACTTAGTCCTTTGG GCACAACCACTTCTAAGAGACAGAAGAAAATTTGTACAAATAGCAGATCCATTGCTAGAAAATAAATACCCCATAAAGGGTTTGTACCAAGCTCTAGCAATAGCAGCAATGTGTCTTCAAGAGGAAGCTGAAACAAGGCCATGGATCAGTGATGTGGTTACTGCTCTTTCCTTTTTAGCAACCAAGAAGGTGGACGGAGATGCTTCCTTAAACGACAATTGTACTCAAGGTGGCGATTTTAATGGAGACAACAATTCGAATGACGACGAAAATAGCGACGATggcaataataataagaataaaatttatgaCGGATACGGAGACAacgataaagataaagatattaataataatattgacaATGACAACAacgatgataatgatgatgttaAGGAAAATAAAGGATAG
- the LOC107477467 gene encoding DNA polymerase I A, chloroplastic/mitochondrial — MAMGLSTHRTPLIRPYCPSCFRVALSFFASQSHHNRRKNNILQISTAYRNSLKDSYCKKRGNFGSNKCNSMEYNHKFLHKIPVNISSRKFSTASTAGLASWNPRLSGISADSKICSRSRKAWEEATNKIQESKMICNGLNRFHQSNSSYESNTLSSNDFEAIPKNLRCNIELQGRGGPASPSVLNNSNVFVENEEFCTQSFVSSLDTAEAAVPIINGNHGLDTTAKAAANTTSTIQEYRTTKSKLKDKLCSIYEDILVVDNISLAEKVAKMLTVNYRHLIHACDTEVAKIDVKQETPVDHGEIICFSIYSGPEADFGGGKSCIWVDVLDGGGQEIFDKFAKFFKDPSIKKVWHNYSFDCHVIENYGFKVSGFYADTMHMARLWDSSRRWVGGYSLEALTGDREVMSRTMLTCEKDLIGKVSMKTIFGQKKVKKDGSEGKIVNIAPVEVLQRDERIPWICYSSLDARSTLKLYESLKNHLLDMPWKFDGVRVSNKTMYDFYKEYWQPFGELLVKMESEGVLVDQFHLQEIEKVAKAQQEAAVNRFRKWASRYCPDAKYMNVGSDVQLRILLFGGTVNRRNHDEMIPTERIFKIPNVDKVIEEGKKAPTKYRDIKLTSIGYPLRTEMYTSSGWPSVSGDALKVLAGKVSAEYDFDDFDDDCDLELDDDFRNSCQTEVKPVEIEKSAYGTALAAFPTMEEGREACHAIASLCEVCSIDSLISNFILPLQGCNILGKDHRIHCSININTETGRLSARRPSLQNQPALEKDRYKIRQAFIAAPGNSLIVADYGQLELRILAHLANCKSMLEAFEAGGDFHSRTAMNMYPYICDAVNEKQVLLEWHPQPGEDKPPVPLLKDAFASERRKAKMLNFSIAYGKTPIGLSKDWKVSVKEAKKTVDLWYNDRKEVLKWQEERKKEALESSCVYTLLGRCRRFPSVDQATNYQKGHIERAAINTPVQGSAADVAMCAMLQIWNNEQLKDLGWKLLLQVHDEVILEGPTESAEVAKAIVVECMSKPFNGKNILKVGLSVDAKCAQNWYAGK, encoded by the exons ATGGCTATGGGGCTCTCAACTCACAGAACCCCTTTGATAAGACCATATTGCCCTTCTTGCTTCCGTGTTGCTCTCTCCTTCTTTGCTTCTCAGTCACACCACAACAG GAGAAAAAACAATATTCTCCAAATCAGCACTGCATATAGGAACTCTCTGAAAGACTCATACTGTAAGAAGAGAGGGAATTTTGGGTCGAATAAATGTAACAGTATGGAGTATAACCATAAATTTCTACACAAGATTCCAGTTAATATTTCATCAAGGAAATTTTCAACTGCGTCAACGGCCGGTTTGGCTTCTTGGAATCCGAGATTGTCCGGAATTTCTGCTGATAGCAAAATATGTTCTCGTAGTAGGAAGGCGTGGGAAGAGGCAACAAATAAGATACAGGAAAGTAAAATGATATGCAATGGACTGAACAGGTTTCACCAGAGCAATTCTAGTTATGAATCTAATACATTATCTTCCAATGATTTTGAGGCTATTCCGAAGAATTTGAGGTGCAATATTGAGCTACAGGGTCGCGGTGGACCTGCCTCGCCTTCTGTGTTGAACAATTCAAATGTTTTCGTAGAGAATGAAGAATTTTGCACCCAGTCGTTCGTATCTTCACTTGATACAGCTGAAGCGGCTGTTCCTATAATTAATGGCAATCATGGCTTGGATACAACTGCGAAGGCTGCAGCTAACACAACATCTACTATACAGGAATATCGTACCACTAAATCGAAACTTAAAGACAAGCTCTGTAGTATCTACGAAGATATATTGGTTGTTGATAATATTTCTCTTGCAGAGAAAGTAGCAAAGATGCTTACAGTAAATTACAGGCATCTTATTCATGCTTGTGATACTGAG GTGGCCAAGATAGATGTCAAGCAAGAAACACCTGTAGATCATGGAGAGATAATATGCTTCAGTATATATTCAGGACCAGAAGCTGATTTTGGAGGTGGAAAATCCTGTATCTGGGTAGATGTTCTTGATGGTGGGGGCCAAGAGATTTTTGATAAATTTGCCAAGTTTTTTAAAGATCCCTCCATAAAAAAG GTCTGGCATAACTATAGCTTTGATTGTCATGTTATAGAGAACTACGGATTTAAGGTTTCTGGATTTTATGCTGACACAATGCACATGGCACGACTGTGGGATTCATCAAGACGTTGGGTCGGTGGTTATTCTCTTGAAGCACTTACAGGTGACAGAGAGGTCATGTCTAGGACCATGCTGACTTGTGAAAAGGATTTGATAGGTAAGGTGTCAATGAAAACTATATTTGGTCAGAAAAAGGTGAAGAAGGATGGTTCAGAGGGTAAAATCGTTAATATTGCTCCCGTTGAAGTGCTTCAAAGAGATGAACGTATACCTTGGATATGTTACTCATCCTTGGATGCTAGAAGCACTCTAAAGCTTTATGAGAGTCTAAAGAATCATCTATTGGATATGCCTTGGAAATTCGATGGAGTACGTGTTTCAAATAAAACTATGTATGATTTCTATAAGGAATATTGGCAGCCATTCGGTGAGCTTCTAGTGAAAATGGAATCTGAGGGAGTGCTAGTTGATCAGTTTCATCTTCAAGAGATTGAAAAAGTGGCTAAAGCACAGCAAGAGGCCGCTGTTAATAGATTCCGAAAATGGGCATCTAGGTATTGCCCTGATGCCAAGTATATGAATGTGGGGAGTGATGTACAGTTGCGGATACTGCTCTTTGGTGGCACGGTTAACAG GAGAAACCATGACGAGATGATCCCGACTGAGCGGATTTTCAAAATTCCCAATGTGGATAAAGTGAttgaagaaggaaagaaggcTCCAACAAAATATCGTGATATTAAGTTAACTAGCATTGGCTATCCCCTGCGGACTGAGATGTACACGAGTAGTGGTTGGCCTTCAGTTAGCGGTGATGCTTTGAAGGTCTTGGCTGGCAAAGTTTCTGCAGAATATGACTTTGATGACTTTGATGACGATTGTGACTTGGAACTTGAtgatgattttcgaaattcttgtcAAACTGAAGTTAAACCTGTAGAAATAGAAAAATCTGCTTACGGAACAGCCCTTGCTGCTTTTCCAACAATGGAAGAAGGGAGAGAAGCCTGCCATGCAATTGCTTCTTTATGTGAAGTCTGTTCAATTGATTCTCTGATTTCTAACTTCATCCTTCCCTTGCAG GGATGCAATATATTAGGAAAGGACCACCGTATTCATTGTTCCATAAATATCAATACTGAGACAGGACGCTTATCAGCAAGAAGGCCGAGTCTGCAG AATCAACCCGCTCTGGAAAAGGACCGTTACAAAATTCGTCAAGCATTCATAGCTGCTCCTGGGAATTCTCTCATAGTTGCTGATTACGGTCAG tTGGAACTTAGGATCCTTGCACATCTTGCTAACTGTAAGAGCATGTTGGAAGCCTTTGAAGCTGGCGGAGATTTCCATTCAAGAACTGCAATGAATATGTACCCATATATTTGTGATGCAGTTAACGAGaagcaagtgcttcttgagtGGCATCCGCAGCCTGGTGAAGACAAACCCCCAGTTCCACTCCTGAAG GATGCCTTTGCTTCTGAAAGAAGGAAAGCTAAAATGCTTAACTTCTCGATTGCATATGGAAAGACGCCAATCGGGCTTTCTAAGGATTGGAAG GTTTCTGTGAAAGAAGCGAAGAAAACAGTTGACCTTTGGTACAATGATCGAAAAGAGGTGCTGAAATGGCAAGAGGAACGTAAGAAAGAAGCTCTCGAGTCTAGTTGTGTTTACACATTGCTTGGGCGATGTCGTCGGTTCCCTTCGGTTGACCAAGCTACCAACTATCAGAAAGGTCACATCGAGCGAGCAGCTATTAATACTCCAGTGCAG GGTAGTGCAGCAGATGTTGCCATGTGTGCTATGTTACAAATTTGGAATAATGAACAGTTGAAGGACCTTGGATGGAAGTTACTTCTACAG GTTCATGATGAAGTCATATTGGAAGGGCCAACAGAGTCGGCTGAGGTTGCGAAAGCCATAGTGGTTGAATGCATGTCAAAGCCCTTTAATGGCAAGAATATTCTTAAAGTCGGCCTCTCTGTGGACGCCAAGTGTGCTCAAAACTGGTATGCCGGGAAATAG